In Spiroplasma chinense, a single window of DNA contains:
- a CDS encoding PolC-type DNA polymerase III, producing MHDNLKAFFEKMNIFFNEEEENYFEDAKILNASFSKSGNMLRVFIEVKDFLPTNILHKLEMSLRTNTHIPTKINLEVLNQNYDNDLIWRHIEYVKDLKAEVKTGTIKILSPSTVKYFPEYRLVKFLVENETQKNLLEEHRQYYKEKLYKYGFRDLDLDIEVSSERNSDSLNQVQEMYSKASLIKPSAEKPNQEKSANKEVKTFKTKYRSNQEILLTPTYEKLEDLEENAQNVTIHGQVISKQSRVSKSGRNIYNIAITDATSSVMCVYFQRNTEPTFFDEITEENKEKLSGFEEQIIRKNDWVSFNGRFTYSDYDGEYIFYIDKYQKIASKTVYRNDDAPEKRVELHTHTKMSVMDGVSPVKDYIDTAKRWGWNAIAITDHLNVQTFPDAHYAISAANKGVPDEEKLKLIYGSELVVIPDSVWFVKNPTGQKLRQSKFVVFDLETTGLSPEFDEIIEFGANVYDYEKGTSKKYDILIKPKKPVSQFTTDLTHITNEMLENKNPIEVEFKQIMEIIQDGILVAHNANFDFNFLNVNAKRFGYGELKNTVIDTLTLARTLNPKLKNHRLGSVAKVYGILYDEKIAHRADYDAEVLTNMYEHMWSEAKKIYPIDTDLDWNKFMVDKFEDENFRRTRGHHVNVLVKNQEGLKDLYKLISFSHTKNFLGSPKIFKSKLLEMREKGNILIGSGCVNGEIFDYVRTGTIEMIVDAISKLDYVEVQPPSVYKKLVQIGDVTEEELRKYIKLIIDLAREQNKLIIATSDAHYVEPELKIIRDIYINTKGLGGSYHPLYDFKQRVKDNPDQHLRTTKEMLNEFKWLEDSELIYDIVIKNPKLIADQVTEQAVPIKSGSFAPKIDNVDVLLKEECYKNAREMYGQELPEIVSARLEKELKSIIKHGFAVVYWISHLLVKKSHEDGYLVGSRGSVGSSFVATTSNITEVNPLKAHYRCVECKYSNFDTPPEFKCGYDLPKIDCPNCGVQLIGDGHDIPFETFLGFDGDKVPDIDLNFSGEYQPVAHNFTKEIFGENNVFRAGTISTVADKTAYGYTLGYFEKNNISARRVEIERLAELSTGVKRTTGQHPGGIIILPKEYEVEDFTPVNFPADDPSSDWLTTHFDFHSIHDNLLKMDILGHVDPTALRMLQDLTGVDPISIPTNDEKVYSLFSNLSALNLSPENLEGETTGAIGLPEFGTQFVRAMLRETQPKTFADLVQISGLSHGTDVYVGNAQTLIKDGVANISSVIGCRDDIMVYLMSKDIDPSTSFTIMESVRKGKGLTKEWIEIMKQHNVPEWYINSCLKIKYMFPKAHATAYVLMAYRVAWFKLYYPAEYYATWFSTRADFFDLEAVIGGINGVKSKLNTYKKMQNDKQKLTAKEVGLMSIFEVLIEMFERGISIRNIDFNISDSVKFKVVEENGVKVLYPPFNVIDSLGEAVANSIVNARSQRQITSVKDLRARTQVTQTQIQIFNKLKITDNLKDDEQLSFDF from the coding sequence ATGCATGATAATTTAAAAGCCTTTTTTGAAAAAATGAACATATTCTTCAATGAAGAAGAAGAAAACTATTTTGAAGATGCAAAAATTTTAAATGCATCTTTTTCTAAATCGGGCAATATGTTAAGGGTCTTTATTGAAGTTAAAGATTTTTTACCAACTAACATTTTACATAAATTAGAAATGTCTCTTAGAACAAATACTCATATACCAACAAAAATTAATTTAGAAGTTTTAAATCAAAATTATGATAATGACTTAATCTGAAGACATATTGAATATGTTAAAGATTTAAAAGCAGAAGTTAAAACAGGAACTATAAAAATACTTTCACCTTCAACTGTGAAATATTTTCCTGAATACAGACTTGTTAAATTTTTAGTAGAAAATGAAACTCAAAAAAACTTATTAGAAGAACATAGACAATATTACAAAGAAAAACTATATAAATATGGTTTTAGAGACTTGGACCTAGATATTGAAGTTTCAAGCGAAAGAAATAGCGATTCTTTAAATCAAGTACAAGAAATGTATTCTAAAGCAAGTTTAATTAAACCTTCTGCTGAAAAACCAAATCAAGAAAAAAGTGCAAATAAAGAAGTTAAAACTTTTAAAACAAAATACAGATCAAATCAAGAAATACTTTTAACTCCAACTTATGAAAAACTTGAAGATTTAGAAGAAAATGCTCAAAATGTAACAATACATGGACAAGTAATTTCAAAACAATCTAGAGTTTCAAAAAGTGGAAGAAATATTTATAATATTGCAATAACTGATGCTACTTCTTCTGTTATGTGTGTGTATTTCCAAAGAAATACAGAACCAACATTCTTTGATGAAATAACAGAAGAAAATAAAGAAAAGTTATCTGGTTTTGAAGAACAAATAATAAGAAAAAATGATTGAGTTTCTTTTAATGGTAGATTTACATATTCTGACTATGATGGAGAATACATTTTTTACATAGACAAATATCAAAAAATAGCTTCAAAAACAGTTTATAGAAACGATGATGCACCAGAAAAAAGAGTGGAGTTACATACTCATACAAAAATGAGTGTAATGGACGGTGTAAGTCCTGTAAAAGACTATATTGACACTGCTAAGAGATGAGGTTGAAATGCAATTGCAATTACCGATCACTTAAATGTTCAAACTTTTCCTGATGCTCATTATGCAATAAGTGCCGCAAACAAAGGTGTGCCAGATGAAGAAAAACTAAAATTAATTTATGGAAGTGAACTTGTTGTAATTCCAGATTCTGTTTGATTTGTAAAAAATCCAACAGGGCAAAAACTAAGACAATCTAAATTTGTAGTTTTCGACTTAGAAACTACAGGACTTTCTCCTGAGTTTGATGAAATTATTGAATTTGGAGCAAATGTTTATGATTATGAAAAAGGTACTTCAAAAAAATATGATATTTTAATTAAACCTAAAAAACCAGTTTCTCAATTTACAACAGATTTAACTCATATTACAAATGAAATGTTAGAAAATAAAAATCCTATTGAAGTTGAATTTAAACAAATTATGGAAATTATACAAGATGGAATTCTTGTAGCTCACAACGCCAACTTTGACTTTAACTTTTTAAATGTTAATGCTAAAAGATTTGGTTATGGAGAGTTAAAAAATACTGTAATTGATACTTTAACACTTGCAAGAACTTTAAATCCAAAATTAAAAAACCACAGACTTGGAAGTGTAGCTAAAGTTTATGGAATTCTTTATGATGAGAAAATTGCTCACCGTGCTGACTATGATGCAGAAGTGCTTACAAATATGTACGAACACATGTGAAGTGAAGCTAAAAAAATCTATCCAATTGATACTGATTTAGATTGAAATAAATTTATGGTAGATAAATTTGAAGATGAAAACTTTAGAAGAACTAGAGGACACCATGTAAATGTTTTGGTTAAAAACCAAGAAGGATTAAAAGATTTATATAAATTAATTTCCTTCTCACATACTAAAAACTTTTTAGGTAGTCCAAAAATCTTTAAATCAAAATTACTTGAAATGAGAGAAAAAGGAAACATTTTAATTGGTAGTGGTTGTGTAAATGGTGAAATCTTTGATTATGTAAGAACTGGAACTATTGAAATGATAGTTGATGCAATATCAAAACTTGATTATGTTGAAGTTCAACCCCCAAGTGTTTATAAAAAATTGGTTCAAATCGGAGATGTTACTGAAGAAGAACTAAGAAAATACATTAAATTAATTATTGATCTTGCAAGAGAACAAAATAAATTAATTATTGCTACAAGTGATGCTCACTATGTTGAACCAGAATTAAAAATTATTCGAGATATTTACATCAATACAAAAGGATTGGGAGGAAGTTATCATCCACTTTATGACTTTAAACAAAGAGTTAAAGATAATCCCGACCAACATTTAAGAACAACAAAAGAAATGTTAAATGAATTTAAATGACTTGAAGATAGTGAATTAATTTATGACATAGTTATTAAAAATCCAAAATTAATAGCAGACCAAGTTACAGAACAAGCTGTTCCAATTAAGTCAGGTTCTTTCGCACCAAAAATTGATAATGTTGATGTTCTTTTAAAAGAAGAGTGTTATAAAAATGCAAGAGAAATGTATGGTCAAGAATTACCAGAAATTGTTTCTGCACGTTTAGAAAAAGAATTAAAATCTATCATTAAACATGGATTTGCTGTTGTTTATTGAATTAGTCACTTGTTGGTTAAAAAATCTCATGAAGATGGATATCTAGTAGGAAGTCGTGGTTCTGTTGGTTCAAGTTTTGTTGCAACAACTTCAAATATTACTGAAGTAAATCCACTTAAAGCTCATTATAGATGTGTTGAATGTAAATATTCAAACTTTGACACTCCACCAGAATTTAAATGTGGATATGATTTACCAAAAATTGATTGTCCAAATTGTGGTGTTCAATTAATTGGTGATGGTCACGATATTCCTTTTGAAACTTTCTTGGGATTTGATGGAGATAAAGTTCCAGATATAGATTTAAACTTCTCAGGGGAATATCAACCAGTAGCCCATAATTTCACAAAAGAAATTTTTGGTGAAAATAACGTATTTAGAGCGGGAACAATTTCAACTGTTGCTGACAAAACAGCTTATGGTTATACATTAGGATATTTTGAAAAAAATAATATATCAGCTAGAAGAGTTGAAATTGAAAGATTAGCAGAACTTTCAACTGGTGTAAAAAGAACAACTGGACAACACCCAGGGGGAATTATTATTTTACCCAAGGAATATGAAGTTGAAGATTTTACACCAGTTAACTTTCCAGCAGATGATCCAAGTAGTGATTGACTTACAACTCACTTTGATTTCCACTCAATTCATGATAACTTGTTAAAAATGGATATTTTGGGACACGTAGATCCAACAGCATTGAGAATGCTTCAAGATTTAACTGGTGTTGACCCAATTTCAATCCCAACAAATGATGAAAAAGTTTATTCATTATTTTCAAATCTTTCAGCACTTAATTTATCACCAGAGAATCTTGAAGGTGAAACAACTGGAGCTATTGGATTACCTGAATTTGGAACTCAATTTGTTAGAGCAATGTTACGCGAAACTCAACCAAAAACATTTGCAGACTTAGTTCAAATTTCAGGGTTGAGTCACGGAACTGACGTATATGTTGGAAATGCACAAACCCTAATTAAAGATGGTGTTGCAAACATTTCTTCTGTTATTGGTTGTCGTGATGATATTATGGTTTATTTAATGTCTAAAGATATAGACCCTTCAACTAGTTTTACAATTATGGAAAGTGTAAGAAAAGGAAAAGGTTTAACAAAAGAGTGAATAGAAATTATGAAGCAACATAATGTTCCAGAATGATATATAAACTCTTGTTTGAAAATCAAGTATATGTTCCCTAAAGCTCACGCCACTGCGTATGTTTTAATGGCCTATAGAGTTGCTTGATTTAAACTTTATTATCCTGCAGAATACTATGCCACTTGATTTTCAACAAGAGCAGATTTCTTTGATTTAGAAGCTGTAATTGGGGGAATTAATGGTGTTAAATCTAAACTAAATACTTACAAAAAAATGCAAAATGATAAGCAAAAACTAACAGCTAAAGAGGTTGGTTTAATGTCTATTTTTGAAGTATTGATTGAAATGTTTGAAAGAGGCATATCTATCAGAAATATTGACTTCAATATTTCTGATTCAGTAAAATTCAAGGTTGTTGAAGAAAATGGAGTTAAAGTTCTATACCCTCCATTTAACGTAATTGACTCACTTGGAGAAGCTGTGGCCAATTCTATAGTTAATGCTCGAAGCCAAAGACAAATTACAAGTGTTAAAGATTTAAGAGCAAGAACTCAAGTTACACAAACACAAATTCAAATATTTAATAAACTAAAAATTACAGATAATTTGAAAGATGATGAACAACTTTCATTTGATTTCTAA